The Amblyomma americanum isolate KBUSLIRL-KWMA chromosome 11, ASM5285725v1, whole genome shotgun sequence genome includes the window TTTCCGCTAAACACTTGAAGCGACAAGGAGCCGTCACCCCGTTGGGATTGCTCTCCTCTACCGGAAGTTGCAAAAACGAGGAGACGAGCATTGAGAGACCTAACAGCCTCAGCCATCTTCCCCTGAATTTCACTGGACACCTTTCCCAGTAGCGCCCTGCGCAGGAGTCAAGCATATCCTATAGTCCGCCATTTTCGCCTGACATTCTCAGAAAAAATGGCGGACGAGCTCTCTGCTCCTGTTTTTCACGAACAGAAACTTTTTTTGCTCTACTGTCTTCCATTTTCTGCCTGGACCCCTTCCTCGTAACATGCACCCTGTCTTCCATACCGGTCGAAGGCGGAAAAGGGCCAAGCCTTTACACAAATGCTACGGCAATAACCATGAGACGGCCTATGTGGATGCGCCGATTATcggaacaacccactccccacagTACTGTGACAAATGACGGTCTCCCTTTTTTTCCTGCCTAGACTTTGCTGCAGCCAGAAGCGGCGCTTACATGGAGTTGAGAACCGGTTACTGGGTTCATGTCAACTCCGCTGCAGGGGGTGGGTGACTCGCTCGACCCCAACGGCGGATAGCATGTAAACCGGATCGAGTCAAGTCGAGTTAATTGGAGGGGAGATGATAAATACGAGCCTGTCTCCGAGACAGCGGTGCCATTCCGCGATCTTCGAGGCTGCCACTGCCCTCTCCCGTTGCCTGTTCGACGtttggtgtcgctgcagttgaaccccggtctcgactcgctaaaatcgagttcatgtaaatgTGCAGTCGTCGAGGTGGGCTGACCTTGCTCAACTCGATTCCCTGACTCGGCCcgcgccgctgtcgggttcatgtaaacgaggcTAGAGTGCGACCATCCGGGGTTTTCATTCGCTTGAGGAATGTGCGACAGTGAggcaaggcgtccgtgtgctgtgcgatgtcagtgcatataaaAGATCtctaagtggtcgaaattattcagtagACCTCCACTacgtacggcacctctttcttctttcactcccccctttatccattcccttaggggcgcggttcgggtgtccaccgagatagttcagttcagaaaaactttatttccggcagatggtgaaagtcagacagttactgcgtcatttcctttcctcaaaaccaatttccatttcctAAGGGCCCAATCCAGAGAGGTCACCAACAGAATCCAAGTTTATTACTATGCTACTACTGCCGCGCTTGAGTAGCGGGCAACTTCGCGGCTCATTGATATGAAGTCCTGAAAGAAAAGTAACGTTTTTGTTTCAGGTCCAGGGACAAAGCATGAACACAGCAGGCTACAAAGTTTTAATTTCATATCTCCTTGCATCTCCTGTActcgattgattgattgtaaaacattttattcgccggaaaGAGCTTggtaagaggtcgcgttaagtggtcgagagtacacagccctcgacgactttgtcagcacactccaccgccagaacttgcgttccggggtcagagctagccgtcgtatgtagacgacgccacgtaacctcttctTCTTTAGTCAGGCTTTTGTCGGAAGGGGGAAAAGTTCTCCTCtgtagtttaaaatgattggtgagatcatgatatgtgatcacgGAGGCCTTCGTGAAactcagggagccagactcatccaccgcctggtcgacgaaacctcgggctttattgcgggctgcctcgttccccggattccccgaatgggctggcacccatatcagcagttcggaataatttggtgagaatttggtggcGTTAAGGATTCTACGGGATGTTTGTAATTCTCCGTTTTGGGAAATTATTGATAGCCATTTTGGAGTCGCTGAGACTGATGCTTTCTTGGGTACGCGCTGGGGCGAGAGCATCTCCTGTACtttttgattgtaaaacattttattcgccgggaagagcttggcaagaggtcgcgttaagtggtcgagagtacatagccctcgacgactttgtcagcccactccaccgccaaaacttgcgttctggggtcagagctagccagcacggtctcccaccgctcgagagaaggagctgtaactagatcacccggaggtggctctattttgcagtcccacaggatgtgatcgtaggtagcacgttggccacagtgtttgcagtttgggttgtaaagatctggataaatgtgcgcgaggagtgatgatTGAAAAGCGCGCGTGATGTTCGTGGCCCAACATGTGCTGCCCACTGGCCACTTAGTGCGTATTCACTCACTTTGCtacttgataaaaaaaaaactttttatacCTCAAACATTCTCAAAGTAAGCTCTTACGCGACTAGTAAGTATGTGAAAGACATGAATAACTGATTTTCTTACTGCATAAGTttgccttactttttttttttaagcgcccAAACCGACTGAAtcggcaggcaagcaggcaaccacaaaacaatatggcggcgccctgaTTTGACAAAATTGCGTTTGTTTGAAACTGGTGCCACCATAAAAGCGGTCCGCTCATGTCGTCGGTTGTCTTCATTCGACAATTGTAATTCAGTGCTGAAGACCGGGTGGACAATGGACGCCGCGAAAGTACAAAAGGCCGATTCGGAAAGCTGTCATGCTGTTCCTTCGAGCTCCAGTGGTCTCATCCCGAACGCTGTTGTAAGTACGATTTCACTCCGGTCGGTAATGAATCCCGTTCTGCGTAACTGCAACTTTGGCTTTTGTGTATTTCAGGTGTCCGTCCTAATTGAAGGCCGTGACACTGACATTTGTTTCATGGACTTCGCAGACAAACTGTTCGTTGTTATTTCCCAGTACAAGAAACTGGGCAACCTCGTAAGTACTCCTCGTAAAAATTCTCGTAACTAACTGCTTTAGTGACTCAAGAGAAAGGGAGgagtgatgagaaaaaaaaataggtggTAAAGGTGTGGTGGTGAAGCTCTTAAAGCTCGTGTTTCTTCTGCTGTGTGGTCTGATGAATGCCTGTAAAAATTCCTCACTGTTCTGACTGGTCAAACTGGTTTATGGAGCAATCCCCAGTTGATTCCAACTGAAACCAGCTGATACCAGTTACAATCAATTGTGGGCTGTTGTATAAATCAGTTTCGCCAGTTAGGATTTTTTCACATGAAGTATTGTTTCCTTTCTTATATGGTCGATATTAACGGGCAGTGTCTATTGTGCCAGCAACCGgtaaaatttatttggtgaagTTCTCCCTGTAGTCGGCTGTTGTTGGTTACCGAAGGTCATGCGACATTCTCCTGTGAGAACAGCAGTGACTGACTGATTTTTCATACTCTTACGGCCGTCTTTCACCAAATACAGCACACCCAACAAATGGTCCATGCTGCATCCACCGCAGTGTTAGCAAGGAGCTAAAATGATGTTTGGACGGCAAGTGACTGCAAGAAGGGAACGTATCTGGGCGATATTTTTGAGGCAGTCATCATGCATGTGAGCCAAATATCGGGCAGCTTTCCATGGTGATGAAATGGCTGATCATTCTtgaaacagcacgaaaaagacAAGACGCAGAGAAAAGATGTACGCACGTACACTGCGTCCTtgtctttttcgcgctgttttaagaatGATGTGCTTTCAATTCGCCGAAGCATCTACATTGGCGAAATGGCAGCATCACTTTTGTAAGTGAATTGGTAGCTTACTTACAGCAAATAATATAAGCAAAAGAAGATTTCACTGGTGAGTTCAATAATATACTCCTGCACACCCGTGCAAAGCTATCTAAATGGTGTTTAGGTTATCCTTTTTGCTACTTCAACAGAGCTTAACCCATCCTTTTTGTTATACAAGGTGCAAACTATCGTTCATTGCTTATACTCTTGGCTGTGTTGATCCGCTGGATTGAGACCTTTTGTGGACTCCATGGATCTCGCTTTTGGATAGGGGCCACAAAAATATCAGAGGAACTACTCTCAAGCTCATGCTGTGCAAGCTGTATCATTGACAAGTACTTTATCCGAGTATGGCCAGAATGAAGAGTGCAGGGAGAATCGGGGCTAAGAAAAAGCGGAAGAATTGATCTCTGTTGCCCTAAGGAGCCAATCGGAGGCGAATGCCGGGAGTATTTCACTCGTGAGATTTTACCGGCTGCTGACAGAATAGGCACTGTGATATTAATGCAGTTGTAGTGAACTGTGACCTACCTTGTGCATTGTATTCCTGTCCGGTTACTATCATGCACTGCAGTTAAAACAACTCTTTTAACATATTATTCTTCATGGTGAACAAGGCGCCTGTGCTGGAGCTGAAGCGTGGTTCCATTTAACCTCTAGTTCaatgcctttttattttttgatcatgttttgtttttcagatactTGTAACAAAAGACACTGCAGCCTGCACCGAGCTGCAGGAGCCCGTGTACAGCACAAAAGTGCTGTTTGGGAAGGATGAGGTATTGTGCCATTGCATACTTTATTGGTATAACGTATGTTGCGTGGTTTTCAGTCATGGTCAATAATGAGCAGTACAAGTGTGGTCACTTCACTGTCAAATTTGTCGATTTGTAGTTTTTCAGCATATGCATTTATCTTGGAGACTGCTGGTATGTTCATATTTATTCTTATCgaccgtccttgtgcccttctcgtccatgtttgtattattttgcgcagtacctttactcaacgatgtacgaccgactcgcccaacaacatgcactcctgTAACAGAGTAGACTTGAGTTCACAATTCCTTTGTAGAAGTTGCAAGGTAAAAATGGAATTTGGCAGCACATGTAACAGATATTTGGAGAGTGGATTCTGAGGTAACAAAGATGTAGCTGAGGTTAACCAGAAATCAGGTGGAAACATGAGATTAGGGAGCTTGTGGGGTGGTGGCTGCAAGTCACGACTGGTACGATGACAGAGACAGCTGGCAAGCATTAGGCAATGCTGTGGTGGACGTGATTTCTCTTATGATGGTTCATCAGCTCATCAGATGTTTCATCAGCTAGAAGTGTTTCAACACTGCTGTTTGCTTTCTTTCAGGCTGAAGTTCATGCAGCCGCAAGACACATAGTGAATGCCATGCAGTGCCCCAAAGCTGTCCTTCTAAGCCTTGCCTTGAGAGAAATCTCGCCTGCCATCGTGAGAAGCGTTGCTGCTGCGGTGGCGACTCAGTTGGCATCCATTAACTCACCAGGACACGTGAACCTCAATACCTCTTAGCGGTTGTGCCTGCTGCCAGTCTCTGTTTTGTGTCGTTTCACATACTTTTGTAAAGAGCTTGCACCATCGAGTAGTAAGTGTTTTTCGTTTTTGACCATCACATGGGGCCGCATATAGTTGCCGTGCTAATAATAAAGCTTGTTACTGATCTTTGCACAGGTGGTGAATTACTACACAGAAGATGCCTGTCAGTACAAAGGTAAGAATCAAACTGTTTAGGCTAGCAGCAAGTTTGCCCAGAGGGatgcagaagaaaacaaaattttgtgATACTCTCACACGTCTACTTTGAATGTAGCCTTTGCATCATGGGCCACTGGCCCATGAAAACAGATACCATAAACAAAAAGTTTTGCCAGCAACTCCTTGCAAATGCAGCTAGAAAACTGAAAGGCATTGAAAGCAGTTGCAGTATTTCATGCTTGGTGCTTGCTAGTGCTTTTGGAAACTCTCCGACAGTATGGAAAGGACTGACGCTCTGCCATGGCATTTCACTTCAGTGGTTGGAAATTGTTGGTGTTTTCTAGAACTAGGACAACACCTTAAAGAAAAGTGCCCTGGACACTGGGTTTGCATGCAGTTTGCATGCATTAAACGCTTGGTGAATTACTGATTGCACTGTGTATCCATAACATGCTGTTATGTTCAGATTATTGCATGATGGAAATGTGTGATCAAATAGCTGGCTCACAGCAATTGTAAAGGGATTTGTTTCACGTTTCGCTGCACTTGTCGGTACTTAAAACACAACTGGAGGCCATTATAGCAACTGATATGTGAACAGTTTGGTTTTGAAGGATATAACTGCTCACAATAATAAGATAATGCCCTATTAACACTGAAGCGAACACGGAAATGGCGCCTAACATCTAGCTGAAAGTATAACTAAGCATGAAACAGCTTGAAGCACATGATTGGTTACTTGCAGCCATCAGCAGTCCATTCTGCATCCATAACTACCATCATTGCCTACcccacagtgaaatgctagcaccTTCTTTGTCCTCCCATGACTGAGATGGTTGGCACACTATGCGAGCAGTGTTGGCTCTTGCAAGCACTTGCTGGTGCTGGTAGCTATATGACTATATTGTCGACATAGGAAGCGAGAGGTAAAAGGTTTAGTTTCTGGCGTGGCCATGGCTTTCCATGAATTTAATTTATCACCCATGAAAGACAGTTTTCAAGTTGACTCTTCTATTGCTTGATTGCGTAATTGGTTGGCGTTGCCTTTAAAAGTGCAGTGCGTAAAAATGTGAAGAAGCATGTACAAATGAAGCTCTATATCAGTTAAGGAaacttttgcgccattaaaatcaatataactaactcaGTTCAGGAAAAGAAGTTCTGCAGAAAACATTGAAGGAGTCAACCTGACCTTAGCAAAAACAGCGCACTGTTTTTCATCGAGAATGCTCTTGTGCGCTGTGCTTTTATTATGGCTCATTATCAACTTCTCTACTTTTCAGTACATATTTGTGTAACTAGGCGGCATGTTTCTGTTGCCTCACCTATTGATTGGGTGATGCTTAAGGAACTAGGGTTAGCTCTTATTGGAGGGACGTTGAGGACAAAGTGAATTTGACCTCTATCAATTGATTACAGCATTCTAATGCCAAAAGGGAAACTTCcgctgaaaacaaagcttttataagctagaagaaGCCAAAAATTAAATGCAGATACTATCACCACAAAGTTTTTCACAACAAAACTGTGATGATTTCAAGTACTTTTCTCCCTGTGGATCTTTTGCGTCTAGGCCTCACTATCATCCATTTCTACCCGGCAGTCATGGAGTCCCTAACATTTTTGAAATTATTTTGTAAGTGTCATGAGTTCAAAGTGAGTGCTGGAAAAAAGTATTTCATTTTGAACTCAACATTTGTCGTCAATAAGTGTGCCATTTGCTGCCAAATAAATGCCAACATAACCAGAAAAAGGCAATTGAATTTCGCTAAGAACTAAAGATGGATGGAATTATCCTTGGTGTCCCTTTATTGTGGCTATGAAGCATTGCAGGATGGATAGAATGACAAAACTTGTTCGTTTATGTTTGTCATCTTAAAGTAATGTTGCAAATTTTCCAGCAGGTTTCCTCAGTGTTTTCTACTGTCCTCCTTTAGGACAGTCATGGACAGAAGATTATAGACTACGATTCGGTGGTCAGTCTTCGGACGCGTTGCCTAGAGTAAAGTAATGGATGTTTGATGCATATGCGAGTAATATTTACTTTTGCCCTTGCACATAAAGGGAGTCAACATTTCTATTTCCGTTACTCAGTGTGACAGAAAAGTTTGAATGCAAATGTGTGGTCCGTATAATTTTGTCCGCGATTGGACATGTATCTATGCAGTCTGCAATCCATGTTTTTCATGATCTCGGGCTGCTCACTGCAAACTTCGCAGTCTGCGTTCCTTAGGAGTGCAGCTGCAATAGATAAAAGCTGAGCTGTGGAATAGTGGACACAGAGCACATAGCTTGTTCTACGAGTGTACAGTGAACCTTTGTTATCTTGAAAGTGCCTGTATCTAATCCCCTAATTTCACAAATTGCTTTGATACAGCAATATGGGGCTCGGTGTTCAGAAAGGAGTGTCATAGTTTGAGTGTACTCCATTTTGAGACTTCCATTTTTACATGTGAAGTACATTAACTTGTGGCAGCACAGAGGAAAGATAACCTATATCGCCAGAAATAAACATGTTAATGGAAAGCAAGTGTGTTCACTTGCATCGAAGTAAGGTGCAAATGAATAAACACCGAGAGAGCTTGTATTGTATCCCTTTCTTCAGTCTTCTAGACGTTTTTTCTCAGTATGAACCTCTCCCAAAATACTATGCCTCCGAGTAGATTACAGAGCAGTAATGATGTGGGCGTTTCATTTACATTATACTATGCACTTACCTTGGTTGAAAATGCAGAATATATGTGAAAATGCAGGCTCTTGTAAGTGTTAAATTGAGCATTTTATTGCACATGCAAAATACTGCATTGCTCAATGCGCTTCTTAAAATGCTCAGCTAAACCACCTGGTTTTTCGCTCTCAAATTTTGCACAGAGGTGGAATTCGGCAGCAGTTTTGTGTATACTACACTTGGGTTGAATACTTGCCCGATTTGATGGGAATTAATTGGAAGTTCGTGCTGTGTGTGGCAATTCTGGATCAGACAAGGCACTTGTGCAGCCGCTGTACTGGTGGTGCGAGCTCTCGTTGACTGCACAGTGATGAAAGCAGGCAACAGCAAGATGTAGAGTGCTCCCCAACACATCAGGGGTGACAGATAACGCTGCTGGTAAGCTGCCGTCTGTTATGGTCCAGCATTGCTGCATATGGCCCAGACTCCTGAATAATTCTGATCAAATCGGGCAAGTACCCAACCTGGGCATAATGCAGAACAGAAATTACCGCCAAAGGCCacctctgtgcgaaatttgagtgcaAACAAGCCTACGGTTTAGTCTAGAGAAGCATTTTAGAAGGTGCTCTGCATGATGCAAAGTCTACATATACTCTGTTCCTTGTGGAGAGCGAAAACTAGTAAAtgttttgcctgcaggcttattacatgatacaTTTGTTATGAGCTTTATTcaatgcactcttattgctgacgacactcAGTCGCTTTCCCGTGACTTAGACCACTCGGACACAGAACAAGAGCAGAGTAACTTGCATCCCTTTATTTTCTCATGCATACTAGTTCCGTAGCTTTAACAGCTTTGCACCTGACGTACGAAACAGTGTAGCACTCATTGACCGCTGTTCTTTCATTTGGTTAAAAAAGCCCATTTGGCACAATGGTAACGTGAATTCAGAGATGCATTAGTATTAGATGTATTAAGAGATGATTTAGTGAGCTGAAATGTTAATATCTTCTCACTTTGTGATTACCTGCACAGAGTTTGTTCTGGTTAACTAATTAATAAGGGGCCATTGCAATCCTGCACGGCAAGGAGAAAAAGATGCGTTGGAAACATAATCTGCTGCGATTTCGCATCATTGGGTCTTCCGTTTGGGCTGTATCGGCAAGATACCTGCCAGCCAACTAAAACGCCTCACACAGATGTCCATACAATGGCCCAATCAACTGGCCAAGGTTTATTTCCTTCCACAAAACTGATTTCCCAAACAGTGCCCTCTAAAAGAAGCGCACTGAAACAGAAAACCGTCTGAAAGTGGTTGCACAATATGGAGCACAGCATCCACAGTGAATCAcaacagtgtaaaaaaaaaagctgccaaaagTACCAAAACTGACCATTGTTGTAATCCTGGCTGCGCATCAAAACTGGAATGTAACCATGCACTCGTGGTGCATGCATTTGCTCATACTGCCCTAAAGCTTACAAAACAAAAGAAATCTAAGTATTTTCTCAGTACAACACAACAACAAACATGGACTGACTAACAGGGCTATATAATGTATGCAATATGCAATCTTTATataatatatgtatatatatattaaaacttTGGTGGTTTCACACACAACCCACTTAACACGGAACACGAAGCTGCAGCTAACACCAACAGGCTGATCATAGATGAGTGAACATTCCAAGTCCTTGACGCAGCTAGTGCTGACATAGTATAACACACCCGTTCGACACACACCGAGGCAACAGAACAGTTTCTTTAGGCCATTTCAGGTGCCCCAAAAAGTGCATGAACAAACAGCAGAAAACGTGACACTTGAATGTCTCAACTGTTGCACAACCATCATTATAATAATGAGGCTCATATCTTTTGCCTGCAGATACACACAGAGCTCTCAAATAGCCTGGTGAATGAAAATTGACCTGAATATATGACATGACAATCATTAATGTGCACTTATAATGCACGTTAATAGAGAATGTGTACAGTATAACATGTGCTAAAAtagcagtcacatgggcagtgCAATGTGAGAGATGAAAGGTAAATTAAAACAGGGAAATTTGGTCTCTGCGTTACTCTGTCTTCATCTCACGGTCTAGGCAACAATTTGGCTGCAACAATGATATCATATGCCGTTCAGTGTTAAAGGAAGAAGCACAAGCCCCATTTTATATTCTCAACATATCCTCAACATATCAACATATTCTCAGCATATCCGCGACAGTGCAAGTCCCGCCTAGAAGGAAATGAATGACAAAGAAACATGGCTCAACAGACAGACAAAAATATAACTCATTTCGAGGATGTTTTGAGTAGCTTTGCTTTTGAAACTGAACAACAGTACAGTCAACTGCACAGTGGAGTCATGTTAAAAGAATTTAAAAAGGTCTATAAGATAAGCGACTGTAATGGGTACAGGATCAACATGTGGCTCGAAAAGCGATGATAAATTGGCAGTGAGGTGTCTCTGTTCTTCAAGACTAAGTAACTAACACTAGTAGATGTCTTGCCACACTGCTCATGACATCATGTTACATCACCCGGTTTTGGGAGACTACAACTGCTAGCTAGACTAAGCTGATAAATATCTATGTCATACTTTGGAATCTGACGTTGTGTTCTGTAATTATCAGTAATATTCATCATTCTAAGCGAGACAAAAAACAAAGCGAAATCATAATATCAACACCCCTTTAAGGTACAAGAGTTCCTCTTTGTTGAACACAGCACCCTAAGAACTTAGAAGTCCTAGCACAGCCCTATACTTCCATCCGAGCTAATCGCAAAACTTGCAAGCCAGGGGTGCAGGGTGCAATTAA containing:
- the LOC144110424 gene encoding proteasome assembly chaperone 3-like; the encoded protein is MDAAKVQKADSESCHAVPSSSSGLIPNAVVSVLIEGRDTDICFMDFADKLFVVISQYKKLGNLILVTKDTAACTELQEPVYSTKVLFGKDEAEVHAAARHIVNAMQCPKAVLLSLALREISPAIVRSVAAAVATQLASINSPGHVNLNTS